A single window of Gambusia affinis linkage group LG18, SWU_Gaff_1.0, whole genome shotgun sequence DNA harbors:
- the LOC122820032 gene encoding uncharacterized protein LOC122820032, with amino-acid sequence MFIMTKVLGFILVMNSLLCCGHAEDANLIIDPNWSTFHPGESVTFICVMSEGEETDWQYELRRNGKQFIQYNTHKSYTLQGIQIDQSGEYQCCGLRKTSGGTDCSDTVSLTVTAQPKAKLTAGSTTIPVGGSVTLSCSVEPSTGWKYRWLRKTQNTPEVELTEEGNRDIKVTQGGIYRCIGKRENGDYPSVVSDEVSFNITFSNEVFVTRRPNRPQIFSGESIFLTCEVQGGETTEWTCDWKRSGKPVKVGNDKHLTVSDESSSGDYMCRCRRRDDWYSETKWSEKIPVSVSVSVSTPVHSSSVVPMIIGPVGGILLVLLLVLLWYYRRSNDFRCPGWKLSKISCGVNNGLNKNDTDESSSPLHGGDHIYESVNFSDSSGKVADKPGDATYSLIEPKNFGGKSTPNKPVEGAVYYRLESEMKGRGRPGAKEEAVYSEIDSGPENNNTI; translated from the exons ACGCAAACCTGATTATTGATCCCAACTGGTCGACTTTTCATCCTGGAGAGAGCGTGACGTTCATTTGTGTCATGAGTGAAGGAGAAGAGACCGACTGGCAATATGAGCTTagaagaaatggaaaacaatttaTTCAATACAATACGCACAAAAGCTACACATTACAAGGTATCCAAATCGATCAGAGTGGTGAATACCAGTGCTGTGGACTCAGGAAGACCTCTGGTGGTACCGACTGCAGTGATACTGTCTCTTTAACTGTTACTG CTCAACCCAAAGCCAAACTGACTGCAGGTTCAACAACCATACCAGTAGGGGGCAGTGTGACACTGAGCTGCTCAGTGGAGCCCTCTACTGGATGGAAATACAGATGGTTAAGAAAGACCCAAAACACACCTGAAGTTGAACTCACtgaagaaggaaacagagatATTAAAGTAACACAAGGAGGAATATACCGATGTAttggaaagagagaaaatggagaCTATCCCAGTGTTGTAAGTGACGAAGTGAGCTTCAATATAACCT TTTCCAATGAGGTTTTTGTGACTCGACGACCAAACCGGCCTCAGATCTTCAGTGGTGAGTCGATATTTCTGACATGTGAGGTCCAGGGAGGAGAAACCACTGAGTGGACGTGTGACTGGAAGAGATCTGGGAAACCTGTAAAAGTGGGAAATGATAAACACCTGACTGTCAGTGATGAGTCCAGCAGTGGAGACTACATGTGTCGGTGTAGACGCAGAGACGACTGGTATTCTGAGACAAAGTGGAGTGAAAAGATCCCAGTGTCTGTGTCAG TATCAGTGTCCACTCCTGTCCACTCTTCATCTGTCGTCCCTATGATCATCGGACCTGTTGGTGGGATCCTCCTGGTTCTTCTTCTGGTGTTACTGTGGTACTACAGGCGGTCCAACG attttcgcTGCCCCGG GTGGAAACTGTCAAAAATCAGCTGCGGAGTAAATAATGGATTAAACAAGAATGACACTGATGAGAGCAGCTCTCCTCTGCATG GCGGAGATCATATCTACGAGTCGGTCAACTTCTCAGACTCCAGTGGAAAAG tgGCAGATAAACCCGGGGATGCAACCTACTCTCTCATTGAACCGAAAAACTTTGGGGGAAAGA GTACTCCAAATAAACCAGTAGAGGGCGCTGTTTACTATCGTCTGGAGTCAGAAATGAAAG GCAGGGGGCGCCCTGGAGCAAAAGAAGAGGCTGTTTATTCTGAAATCGACTCGGGACCAGAGAACAATAACACCATCTAG